In Paenibacillus larvae subsp. larvae, the following proteins share a genomic window:
- a CDS encoding thioredoxin domain-containing protein, translating to MTTKRKPNRLIAEKSPYLLQHAYNPVNWYAWSEEAFDKAERENKPIFLSIGYSTCHWCHVMERESFEDKEVADLLNEHFVAIKVDREERPDIDHIYMKVCQAMTGQGGWPLTIVMTPEKRPFLAATYIPKHQKYGRYGLMDLLPRLHQLWEDDRDKLLSIGNEIVEEMDRQAQVDLSGSYNSTLLDKAYNLYKQQFDSKYGGFGGAPKFPASHNLSFLLRYYHRTGKELALQMVEKTLDAMARGGIYDHIGFGFARYSVDEAWLVPHFEKMLYDNALLAWTYLETYQITQKPAYAEVAAQIFTYVLRDLTDPEGGFYCAEDADSEGVEGKFYVWTPDEVRSVLGAEDGNWFCEIYDITDEGNFEGNSIPNQIQLDLEQYSKRSGIPLDDIKKRADLCRRKLFATREQRVHPHKDDKILTSWNSLMIMALAKGFQVLGREEYLHAAAKAVSFILDKLRRPDGRLLARYRKGEAAYPSYVDDYAFLVWGLLEMYEASLDPEYLALAAEINTQMLDLFWDEDQGGLFFYGNDNEELFTRNKEIYDGALPSGNSVAAYNLTRLSRLMDSAELSGKADQMFEAFAGAVGSYPPGYSMYLIALETVLWPSREIVIAGDSGKESTRRMLRVVQQTFDPQSILILVEDGKKGERVRELVPFVQDKASIDGKTTAYVCDNLSCKAPVMEAAELEQSLSRKEK from the coding sequence ATGACAACGAAACGCAAGCCCAATAGATTAATCGCGGAGAAATCGCCTTACCTTCTCCAACACGCTTATAATCCGGTTAACTGGTACGCATGGAGCGAAGAAGCGTTTGACAAAGCGGAACGAGAAAATAAACCTATTTTCCTGTCTATTGGCTATTCAACTTGTCATTGGTGCCACGTTATGGAACGCGAGTCGTTCGAAGACAAGGAAGTCGCGGATCTACTTAATGAGCATTTCGTTGCAATCAAGGTGGACCGGGAAGAGCGCCCGGATATTGACCATATATACATGAAAGTTTGCCAGGCTATGACGGGGCAGGGGGGATGGCCGCTTACCATTGTGATGACCCCGGAGAAGAGGCCGTTTCTCGCCGCAACCTACATTCCCAAACACCAAAAATATGGCCGCTATGGCTTAATGGACCTGCTTCCCCGGCTTCACCAGCTATGGGAGGATGATCGTGATAAACTGCTCAGCATCGGCAACGAGATCGTAGAGGAGATGGACAGGCAGGCACAGGTAGATTTGTCCGGAAGCTATAACAGTACTCTGCTGGATAAAGCTTACAATCTTTATAAGCAGCAGTTCGATTCCAAATACGGGGGTTTTGGAGGAGCTCCGAAATTTCCGGCGAGCCACAATCTTTCTTTTTTGCTGCGCTACTATCACAGGACCGGGAAAGAATTGGCACTTCAGATGGTGGAGAAGACGCTGGATGCGATGGCCAGGGGAGGCATCTATGATCATATCGGGTTCGGTTTTGCCCGATATTCCGTGGACGAAGCGTGGCTTGTACCCCATTTTGAAAAAATGCTCTATGACAATGCCCTGCTTGCCTGGACCTATCTGGAGACTTACCAAATTACGCAAAAACCGGCGTATGCGGAAGTGGCGGCACAGATTTTTACTTATGTACTTCGCGATTTAACTGATCCGGAAGGGGGGTTTTACTGCGCGGAGGATGCTGATTCGGAGGGAGTAGAAGGCAAATTTTATGTGTGGACTCCGGATGAGGTCCGAAGCGTGCTGGGAGCTGAAGACGGCAATTGGTTTTGCGAAATCTACGATATCACCGATGAAGGGAATTTTGAAGGAAACAGCATTCCGAACCAGATTCAGCTGGACCTTGAGCAGTATAGTAAAAGAAGCGGAATTCCACTTGATGATATAAAAAAACGTGCGGATCTATGCCGGAGAAAGTTATTTGCCACTCGGGAGCAACGGGTTCATCCCCATAAGGATGATAAAATTTTGACTTCCTGGAACAGCCTTATGATCATGGCTTTAGCCAAAGGATTTCAGGTGCTGGGACGGGAGGAGTATCTGCATGCCGCGGCCAAAGCCGTCTCTTTTATTCTGGACAAACTCAGGCGGCCGGATGGAAGGCTGTTGGCCAGATACCGGAAGGGGGAGGCTGCTTATCCGTCATATGTGGATGATTATGCGTTCCTGGTTTGGGGGCTTCTGGAGATGTATGAAGCTTCTCTGGACCCTGAATATCTGGCTCTGGCCGCGGAAATCAATACACAGATGCTGGATCTTTTTTGGGATGAGGACCAAGGCGGCTTATTCTTCTACGGGAATGATAATGAAGAGTTGTTCACCCGCAATAAGGAAATTTATGATGGGGCTTTACCGAGCGGGAATTCTGTGGCGGCCTACAATTTGACCAGACTATCCCGCCTGATGGATAGTGCCGAGCTTTCCGGGAAAGCAGATCAAATGTTTGAAGCATTTGCCGGTGCTGTTGGCAGTTATCCCCCGGGATATTCCATGTATTTAATAGCACTTGAAACGGTTCTTTGGCCTTCCCGGGAGATCGTGATAGCGGGAGATTCGGGCAAGGAATCAACAAGACGGATGCTCCGCGTAGTTCAACAAACATTTGATCCCCAGAGTATCCTTATCCTGGTAGAGGATGGGAAGAAGGGAGAGCGGGTTAGGGAGTTGGTTCCGTTTGTTCAGGACAAGGCCTCTATAGATGGTAAAACTACGGCTTATGTTTGTGACAACCTATCCTGTAAGGCCCCTGTCATGGAAGCTGCAGAACTGGAACAGAGTCTTTCCCGGAAGGAAAAGTAA
- a CDS encoding RICIN domain-containing protein: MYQIVTALNDTSVFDLNGPNHVTLWENNRGDHQKWKFVYNRDKNAYQIKSVSDKNLVLAWNAIPNSKQVFATPNQYKEEHYWILEECKDGYYIIKNKKDPTLFFNFSKSFTIFFLVIK; this comes from the coding sequence GTGTATCAAATTGTAACTGCTTTAAATGACACAAGTGTCTTTGATTTGAATGGGCCTAACCATGTTACACTCTGGGAGAATAATAGAGGGGATCATCAAAAATGGAAATTTGTATATAATAGAGATAAAAATGCCTATCAAATAAAAAGTGTAAGTGATAAAAATCTAGTACTGGCTTGGAATGCTATCCCAAATTCCAAACAGGTTTTTGCTACACCTAATCAATATAAAGAGGAACATTATTGGATTCTGGAGGAATGTAAAGATGGCTATTACATTATTAAAAATAAAAAGGATCCGACTTTATTCTTTAATTTCTCTAAATCATTTACGATTTTTTTTCTTGTTATAAAGTAA
- a CDS encoding DDE-type integrase/transposase/recombinase, which yields MYPRKLARNRTVTDSNQLFETDIKYGFIAGEERFFFILSCIDVYDRSIVAFHIGLSCEAKDVASTLQSALMKRQLFEALEKPVIRSDNGPQFVSHAFQQACTSFGVEHERIPQKRRI from the coding sequence GTGTATCCACGAAAACTGGCTCGTAACCGAACGGTTACTGACTCCAACCAGCTCTTCGAAACAGACATTAAATACGGATTTATAGCAGGTGAAGAACGATTTTTCTTTATTCTGTCTTGCATAGATGTATACGACCGCTCGATTGTAGCCTTTCACATAGGACTGAGCTGCGAAGCAAAAGATGTTGCAAGTACACTTCAAAGTGCCTTGATGAAGCGTCAGTTATTTGAAGCTTTAGAAAAGCCCGTAATTCGCTCGGATAACGGACCACAGTTTGTTTCCCATGCCTTTCAACAAGCCTGTACAAGCTTCGGAGTGGAACACGAACGAATTCCACAAAAACGCCGAATATGA
- a CDS encoding IS3 family transposase — MLRLVKVPRSTYYYMKNKKVMKKTVSEGRPAPGYSYQANGTKVPDEQIQERLMELISSDGFAYGYRKLTVCLRREYQLQINKKKVYRLCKKLDNPAPTTTETCCVSTKTGS; from the coding sequence GTGCTACGTTTGGTGAAGGTCCCACGTTCGACTTATTATTACATGAAAAATAAAAAAGTCATGAAGAAAACAGTTAGTGAGGGACGTCCAGCGCCAGGGTATTCCTATCAAGCGAATGGAACAAAAGTACCTGATGAACAGATTCAAGAACGGCTCATGGAACTGATTTCGTCAGATGGATTTGCTTATGGATACCGGAAGCTGACCGTTTGCTTGCGCCGAGAATACCAGTTACAGATCAATAAGAAGAAAGTGTATCGCCTATGTAAGAAGCTGGACAATCCTGCGCCCACAACGACAGAAACCTGTTGTGTATCCACGAAAACTGGCTCGTAA
- a CDS encoding transposase — protein sequence MRRTKYSNEFKVQVVKEALETRNKAAVARRYELASNIESGKWGVISVEGISPLETKKLSQENDHLKRLLGEKDLEITILRDLVKKKNPHLLTKLK from the coding sequence ATGAGACGAACGAAATATTCCAACGAGTTTAAGGTACAGGTTGTAAAGGAAGCTCTGGAAACCAGAAACAAAGCAGCCGTGGCAAGACGTTACGAGCTTGCCTCCAATATTGAGTCAGGAAAATGGGGAGTGATTTCGGTAGAGGGGATTTCCCCTCTGGAAACAAAGAAGTTGTCCCAAGAAAATGACCACTTAAAACGGCTGCTAGGGGAAAAAGATCTTGAGATCACTATTCTGCGTGATCTGGTAAAAAAGAAAAACCCTCACTTGCTGACAAAGTTGAAGTAG